One genomic window of Paraburkholderia phytofirmans PsJN includes the following:
- a CDS encoding glucosamine inositolphosphorylceramide transferase family protein, whose protein sequence is MNTIKVGVLVDDVALPAWVNHMLGLIAAEQGMEIALVVKYAYQRRPARKTPSQAGPWPLSLWMALDKRLVKVGHDAFRTESLAAALAEVPTLNVEVESKKCGDHFDPRDLAKIAAHGITVFLRLGPLRPCGEIFDTASCGIWSYRHGDEVVERDGPVGVWDILLDRTTTASALQFQTRAGERPHTLQRSWSMTYPVSIHRNRSHCYWKTLSFAPRKLRELREIGEDKFRLKYTRADAPPAFYSGEKIAEPTSGAYGKFIGQLMARTVAKKASGLRKFEQWMLLYHFGENDHLPERLFEFKQLLPPKDRFWADPFVVERNGEYAVFIEELEYSKNRGHLSVIRFDANDQPILPPVKILERPYHLSYPFMLEEGGELYMIPETNESKAIELYRCTRFPDQWEHVMNLMDDVMAVDTTIWRHDGKYWLFACMRENEHAPLSDELFLFWSDTLLSKDWHPHPCNPIVSDIRTARPAGSIFEHRGQWYRPAQDCSGKYGRALSFQRIDAIDETAYKETPASRIEANWDASIDRVHTFNRAGRLTLIDGMKKRAK, encoded by the coding sequence ATGAACACGATAAAGGTTGGGGTTCTCGTCGACGACGTTGCGTTGCCGGCCTGGGTGAATCACATGCTCGGGCTGATTGCCGCCGAGCAGGGAATGGAGATCGCCCTGGTCGTCAAATATGCGTACCAACGGCGGCCGGCGAGGAAAACCCCTTCGCAGGCCGGTCCGTGGCCCTTGTCGCTGTGGATGGCGCTCGACAAACGGCTCGTCAAGGTTGGACACGACGCGTTCAGGACCGAGTCCCTGGCTGCGGCGCTGGCGGAAGTGCCGACCTTGAATGTCGAAGTGGAGAGCAAGAAATGCGGGGATCATTTCGATCCTCGCGACCTCGCGAAAATCGCCGCGCATGGCATCACCGTATTCCTGCGGCTGGGCCCGTTGCGACCGTGCGGCGAGATCTTCGATACGGCTTCTTGCGGCATCTGGTCGTATCGGCATGGCGATGAAGTCGTCGAACGTGATGGACCCGTCGGCGTGTGGGACATTCTTCTGGACCGCACAACGACGGCGTCCGCCTTGCAGTTTCAGACAAGGGCGGGGGAACGTCCGCACACACTGCAAAGATCATGGTCGATGACCTATCCGGTGTCGATTCACAGGAATCGCAGCCACTGCTACTGGAAGACGCTTTCGTTCGCGCCGCGAAAGCTGCGCGAGCTGAGGGAGATCGGCGAAGACAAGTTCAGGCTGAAATACACGCGGGCTGACGCGCCGCCGGCGTTCTATTCTGGAGAGAAAATCGCCGAGCCGACCAGCGGCGCTTACGGAAAATTCATTGGCCAGTTGATGGCGAGAACCGTCGCAAAGAAGGCAAGCGGGCTGCGCAAGTTCGAACAGTGGATGCTGCTGTATCACTTCGGCGAGAACGATCATCTGCCTGAGCGTCTTTTCGAGTTCAAGCAACTGCTGCCGCCCAAGGACCGCTTCTGGGCAGACCCGTTCGTGGTCGAAAGAAATGGCGAGTATGCGGTCTTTATCGAAGAACTCGAATACTCGAAGAACAGGGGGCATCTCTCGGTTATCCGTTTCGATGCAAACGACCAGCCGATTCTGCCACCCGTGAAAATTCTGGAGCGGCCTTATCACCTGTCTTATCCATTCATGCTGGAGGAGGGCGGCGAACTCTACATGATTCCGGAGACCAACGAGAGCAAGGCCATCGAGCTTTACCGGTGCACGCGGTTCCCGGATCAGTGGGAACACGTCATGAACCTGATGGATGACGTGATGGCCGTGGACACGACGATCTGGCGTCACGACGGCAAGTATTGGCTGTTCGCCTGCATGCGGGAAAACGAGCACGCACCGCTGTCCGACGAGTTGTTTCTGTTCTGGTCGGATACGCTGTTGAGCAAGGACTGGCATCCTCATCCCTGCAACCCGATCGTGTCGGATATCAGAACTGCTAGACCCGCGGGGAGCATCTTCGAACATCGCGGACAGTGGTATCGGCCTGCGCAGGACTGCAGTGGTAAATACGGGCGCGCGTTGTCGTTTCAGCGTATCGATGCTATCGACGAGACTGCCTATAAGGAAACGCCGGCGAGCCGGATCGAAGCAAACTGGGACGCGAGCATTGACCGCGTGCACACGTTCAATCGGGCGGGACGATTGACCCTCATCGACGGGATGAAAAAGCGCGCTAAATAG
- a CDS encoding GDSL-type esterase/lipase family protein, with protein sequence MNRWIPALLKAALVISIVLPGTASNRVQGVETSAPWIGTWSASPSITDDAGFNNQTLRQIVRTSIGGTSARIHLSNLFGSEPLVIGEARIARGAPGQQTVPGSDRAVTFGGQPNVTIAVGASVVSDPVAFEVPALSDIAISLYLPVRTAPRSTGHVDGLQDIYIAAGDVAADPAFTGGSTFSPGGQSYYFLTNLDVMSPAATGAVVTFGASITDGLKSSVNGNHRWPNRLAIRLQQAGMTVGVLNQGISGNDFFTNNAGQAGLKRFGRDVLRQPGANWVVISDDAINDLNTDKPSTAARLIGALRQLIERAHRANIKVICSTLTPFAATGPVEAARQDINAFILSSTSGCDAVLDQAKAVSDPANPANLLPAYNSGDDLHPNEAGLQAIADAMDLNALTAGPPVQVP encoded by the coding sequence GTGAACCGATGGATTCCGGCGCTTCTCAAAGCGGCCCTGGTCATCTCTATCGTGCTGCCTGGCACCGCCAGCAATCGCGTGCAAGGCGTCGAGACGTCCGCGCCCTGGATAGGCACGTGGTCGGCTTCGCCCTCCATCACCGACGATGCCGGCTTCAATAACCAGACGTTGCGGCAGATAGTGCGCACCAGCATCGGCGGGACATCGGCGCGAATCCATCTGTCGAATCTTTTCGGCTCCGAGCCGCTCGTAATCGGCGAAGCGCGGATCGCGCGCGGCGCGCCAGGGCAGCAAACGGTGCCCGGCAGCGACCGCGCCGTCACGTTCGGCGGCCAGCCGAACGTGACGATTGCCGTGGGCGCTTCGGTCGTGAGCGACCCGGTCGCGTTCGAAGTTCCCGCGCTCTCCGATATCGCCATCAGCCTCTATCTACCCGTGCGGACGGCGCCGCGCTCGACCGGCCACGTCGACGGCCTGCAAGACATCTATATCGCCGCTGGAGACGTTGCCGCCGACCCGGCCTTCACCGGCGGGAGCACATTCTCCCCGGGCGGCCAGTCCTACTATTTCCTGACGAACCTCGACGTGATGAGCCCAGCCGCGACCGGGGCGGTGGTCACGTTTGGCGCCTCGATAACCGACGGCCTCAAGTCGAGCGTGAATGGAAACCATCGCTGGCCTAATCGGCTCGCCATACGGCTGCAACAGGCCGGCATGACTGTGGGCGTGCTCAACCAGGGCATCAGCGGAAATGACTTCTTTACCAATAACGCCGGACAGGCCGGTCTCAAACGCTTCGGTCGCGACGTGCTTCGGCAACCGGGCGCGAATTGGGTGGTCATCTCGGACGACGCAATCAACGATCTGAACACCGACAAACCGTCCACGGCTGCCCGATTGATCGGTGCATTGCGACAGCTCATCGAGCGCGCGCATCGTGCCAACATCAAGGTGATCTGCTCTACGCTGACGCCGTTTGCCGCAACGGGACCCGTCGAAGCTGCGCGGCAAGACATTAACGCCTTCATCCTGAGTTCGACAAGCGGCTGCGATGCGGTACTCGATCAGGCGAAGGCCGTCAGCGACCCCGCCAATCCCGCTAATTTGCTGCCGGCTTATAACAGCGGCGATGACCTCCATCCGAACGAAGCGGGCTTGCAAGCCATCGCCGACGCGATGGATCTAAATGCGCTCACAGCCGGCCCGCCCGTCCAGGTACCTTGA